The sequence GCGAGAGGGGCGGGGGCCCCGGGCTGCGGTACGCGAGCACCGGGGCCGCCGTCGATGCTGAGGCATTCGACCGCCCCCTGACCGCGGACCCGCGTGGCGCGCAGCGCGAGCACCCCGTCCGGGGCGTGCGCGAGCAGGTCGCCGGCCATCGCGGTCGCGCACTGTTCGAAAGCGGCGGCACGGGCCGCGTCGGTGAGCAGGGCCGCGAGGCCGGCGGCCACTTTGCGCGCGGCCGTCGGCAGGGAGGGCCCCGCCGGCAGCCAGTGCACCTCCGCGGACTCCGCGACGAGCGAGGTCACCGCCATCATCGTCCCCACTTCACGATACGTACCGTCGTCCCGACAGAGGAGGACTCGAGGCTGAATTCGTCGACGAGCCGGCGGGCGCCGCTCAGGCCCAGCCCCATGCCGTTGCCCGAGGTCCAGCCGTCCGTCAGGGCGAGGCCGAGATCCGGGATGCCGGGACCCTCGTCGCGGAACTCGACCCACACCGCGTGGCGGCTGCCCTCCTCGAAAGTCGCCACGCTGACAGTACCGCCGCCACCGTAGACGACCATGTTGCGGCCCAGTTCGCTGGCGGCGGTGACGAGTTTCGTCTGGTGGATGAGGGACAGCCCGGCACGCTGGGCCTGCGCGCGGACCGCCTGCCGTGCGGTCACCACGTCGGCGCTGGACGCGACCGGGAGGACTTCGGCGCGTTCGCGGGCCTGCGGATACTCCTTCATTCCGTCTCCGCGGACAGCCGCCGTACGAGCACGAGTCCGCGTTCGAGGTTGAGCGCGGTGCGCACCCCGGGCAGCGAGAGACCGAGTTCGACGAG comes from Streptomyces sp. Tu6071 and encodes:
- a CDS encoding anti-sigma regulatory factor → MKEYPQARERAEVLPVASSADVVTARQAVRAQAQRAGLSLIHQTKLVTAASELGRNMVVYGGGGTVSVATFEEGSRHAVWVEFRDEGPGIPDLGLALTDGWTSGNGMGLGLSGARRLVDEFSLESSSVGTTVRIVKWGR